A region from the Vulpes lagopus strain Blue_001 chromosome 5, ASM1834538v1, whole genome shotgun sequence genome encodes:
- the PIAS3 gene encoding E3 SUMO-protein ligase PIAS3 isoform X1, whose amino-acid sequence MAELGELKHMVMSFRVSELQVLLGFAGRNKSGRKHELLAKALHLLKSSCAPSVQMKIKELYRRRFPRKTLGPSDLSLLSLPPGPPPVGSPGPLTPIPPALLAPGTLLGPKREVDMHPPLPQPVHPDVTMKPLPFYEVYGELIRPTTLASTSSQRFEEAHFTFALTPQQVQQILTSREVLPGAKCDYTIQVQLRFCLCETSCPQEDYFPPNLFVKVNGKLCPLPGYLPPTKNGAEPKRPSRPINITPLARLSATVPNTIVVNWSSEFGRNYSLSVYLVRQLTAGTLLQKLRAKGIRNPDHSRALIKEKLTADPDSEVATTSLRVSLMCPLGKMRLTVPCRALTCAHLQSFDAALYLQMNEKKPTWTCPVCDKKAPYESLIIDGLFMEILNSCSDCDEIQFMEDGSWCPMKPKKEASEVCPPPGYGLDGLQYSPVQEGNPSENKKKVEVIDLTIESSSDEEDLPPTKKHCPVTSAAIPALPGSKGVLTSGHQPSSVLRSPAMGTLGGDFLSSLPLHEYPPAFPLGADIQGLDLFSFLQTESQHYGPSVITSLDEQDALGHFFQYRGTPSHFLGPLTPTLGSSHRSGTPAPPSGRVSSIVAPGGPLREGPGGALSAGPSLTGCRSDIISLD is encoded by the exons ATGGCGGAGCTGGGCGAGTTAAAG CACATGGTGATGAGCTTCCGGGTGTCTGAGCTTCAGGTTCTGCTGGGCTTTGCTGGCCGGAACAAGAGTGGACGGAAGCACGAACTCCTGGCCAAGGCCCTGCACCTGCTCAAGTCCAGCTGTGCCCCCAGTGTCCAGATGAAGATCAAGGAGCTTTACCGCCGACGCTTTCCCCGGAAGACCCTGGGCCCCTCtgatctctccctcctctctctgccccctggcCCCCCTCCTGTCGGCTCCCCTGGCCCTCTTACTCCCATTCCCCCTGCCCTCTTGGCCCCTGGCACGCTGCTGGGCCCCAAGCGTGAGGTGGACATGcaccctcctctgccccagcctgtGCACCCTGATGTTACCATGAAACCATTGCCCTTCTATGAAGTCTATGGGGAGCTCATCCGGCCCACCACCCTCG CGTCCACTTCTAGCCAGCGGTTTGAAGAGGCACACTTTACGTTTGCCCTCACACCCCAGCAAGTGCAGCAGATTCTCACATCCAG AGAGGTTCTTCCAGGAGCTAAATGTGACTATACTATCCAGGTGCAGCTCAG ATTCTGTCTCTGTGAGACCAGCTGCCCCCAGGAGGATTATTTCCCCCCCAACCTCTTTGTCAAGGTCAATGGGAAACTGTGCCCCCTGCCG GGTTACCTTCCTCCTACCAAGAATGGGGCTGAGCCCAAAAGGCCTAGCCGCCCCATCAACATCACACCTCTGGCTCGACTCTCAGCCACTGTTCCCAACACCATCGTGGTCAACTGGTCATCTGAGTTTGGACGG AACTATTCCTTGTCTGTGTACCTGGTGAGGCAGTTGACTGCAGGGACCCTTCTACAAAAACTGAGAGCAAAGGGTATCCGGAACCCAGACCACTCTCGGGCACTGA TCAAGGAGAAATTGACCGCTGACCCAGACAGTGAGGTGGCCACTACAAGTCTCCGGGTGTCACTCATGTGCCCG CTAGGGAAGATGCGCCTGACAGTCCCTTGTCGTGCCCTCACCTGCGCCCACCTGCAGAGCTTCGATGCTGCCCTTTAtctacaaatgaatgaaaagaagccAACATGGACATGTCCTGTGTGTGACAAGAAAGCTCCTTATGAATCTCTTATCATTGATGG cttATTCATGGAGATACTTAATTCCTGTTCGGATTGTGATGAAATCCAGTTCATGGAAGATGGATCCTGGTGCCCCATGAAACCCAAGAAGGAGGCATCTGAGGTTTGCCCCCCGCCAGGGTATGGGCTGGATG GCCTCCAGTACAGCCCAGTCCAAGAGGGCAATCCATCAGAGAATAAGAAGAAGGTTGAAGTTATTGACTTGACAATAGAGAGTTCATCAGATGAGGAGGACCTGCCCCCGACCAAAAAGCACTGTCCTGTCACCTCGGCTGCCATCCCGGCTCTACCTGGAAGCAAAGG AGTCCTGACATCTGGTCACCAGCCATCTTCGGTGCTCCGGAGCCCTGCTATGGGCACTCTGGGTGGGGATTTCCTGTCCAGTCTCCCGCTACATGAGTACCCACCTGCTTTCCCACTGGGGGCCGATATCCAAG GTTTAgatttattctctttccttcagACCGAGAGTCAG CACTATGGTCCCTCCGTCATCACCTCGCTAGATGAACAGGATGCCCTTGGCCACTTCTTCCAGTACCGAGGGACGCCCTCCCACTTTCTGGGCCCACTCACCCCCACATTGGGGAGCTCTCACCGCAGCGGCACTCCAGCACCCCCTTCTGGCCGCGTCAGTAGCATCGTGGCCCCTGGGGGGCCCTTGAGGGAGGGGCCTGGAGGAGCCTTGTCCGCGGGTCCCTCTTTGACTGGCTGCCGGTCAGACATCATTTCCCTGGACTGA
- the PIAS3 gene encoding E3 SUMO-protein ligase PIAS3 isoform X2 encodes MVMSFRVSELQVLLGFAGRNKSGRKHELLAKALHLLKSSCAPSVQMKIKELYRRRFPRKTLGPSDLSLLSLPPGPPPVGSPGPLTPIPPALLAPGTLLGPKREVDMHPPLPQPVHPDVTMKPLPFYEVYGELIRPTTLASTSSQRFEEAHFTFALTPQQVQQILTSREVLPGAKCDYTIQVQLRFCLCETSCPQEDYFPPNLFVKVNGKLCPLPGYLPPTKNGAEPKRPSRPINITPLARLSATVPNTIVVNWSSEFGRNYSLSVYLVRQLTAGTLLQKLRAKGIRNPDHSRALIKEKLTADPDSEVATTSLRVSLMCPLGKMRLTVPCRALTCAHLQSFDAALYLQMNEKKPTWTCPVCDKKAPYESLIIDGLFMEILNSCSDCDEIQFMEDGSWCPMKPKKEASEVCPPPGYGLDGLQYSPVQEGNPSENKKKVEVIDLTIESSSDEEDLPPTKKHCPVTSAAIPALPGSKGVLTSGHQPSSVLRSPAMGTLGGDFLSSLPLHEYPPAFPLGADIQGLDLFSFLQTESQHYGPSVITSLDEQDALGHFFQYRGTPSHFLGPLTPTLGSSHRSGTPAPPSGRVSSIVAPGGPLREGPGGALSAGPSLTGCRSDIISLD; translated from the exons ATGGTGATGAGCTTCCGGGTGTCTGAGCTTCAGGTTCTGCTGGGCTTTGCTGGCCGGAACAAGAGTGGACGGAAGCACGAACTCCTGGCCAAGGCCCTGCACCTGCTCAAGTCCAGCTGTGCCCCCAGTGTCCAGATGAAGATCAAGGAGCTTTACCGCCGACGCTTTCCCCGGAAGACCCTGGGCCCCTCtgatctctccctcctctctctgccccctggcCCCCCTCCTGTCGGCTCCCCTGGCCCTCTTACTCCCATTCCCCCTGCCCTCTTGGCCCCTGGCACGCTGCTGGGCCCCAAGCGTGAGGTGGACATGcaccctcctctgccccagcctgtGCACCCTGATGTTACCATGAAACCATTGCCCTTCTATGAAGTCTATGGGGAGCTCATCCGGCCCACCACCCTCG CGTCCACTTCTAGCCAGCGGTTTGAAGAGGCACACTTTACGTTTGCCCTCACACCCCAGCAAGTGCAGCAGATTCTCACATCCAG AGAGGTTCTTCCAGGAGCTAAATGTGACTATACTATCCAGGTGCAGCTCAG ATTCTGTCTCTGTGAGACCAGCTGCCCCCAGGAGGATTATTTCCCCCCCAACCTCTTTGTCAAGGTCAATGGGAAACTGTGCCCCCTGCCG GGTTACCTTCCTCCTACCAAGAATGGGGCTGAGCCCAAAAGGCCTAGCCGCCCCATCAACATCACACCTCTGGCTCGACTCTCAGCCACTGTTCCCAACACCATCGTGGTCAACTGGTCATCTGAGTTTGGACGG AACTATTCCTTGTCTGTGTACCTGGTGAGGCAGTTGACTGCAGGGACCCTTCTACAAAAACTGAGAGCAAAGGGTATCCGGAACCCAGACCACTCTCGGGCACTGA TCAAGGAGAAATTGACCGCTGACCCAGACAGTGAGGTGGCCACTACAAGTCTCCGGGTGTCACTCATGTGCCCG CTAGGGAAGATGCGCCTGACAGTCCCTTGTCGTGCCCTCACCTGCGCCCACCTGCAGAGCTTCGATGCTGCCCTTTAtctacaaatgaatgaaaagaagccAACATGGACATGTCCTGTGTGTGACAAGAAAGCTCCTTATGAATCTCTTATCATTGATGG cttATTCATGGAGATACTTAATTCCTGTTCGGATTGTGATGAAATCCAGTTCATGGAAGATGGATCCTGGTGCCCCATGAAACCCAAGAAGGAGGCATCTGAGGTTTGCCCCCCGCCAGGGTATGGGCTGGATG GCCTCCAGTACAGCCCAGTCCAAGAGGGCAATCCATCAGAGAATAAGAAGAAGGTTGAAGTTATTGACTTGACAATAGAGAGTTCATCAGATGAGGAGGACCTGCCCCCGACCAAAAAGCACTGTCCTGTCACCTCGGCTGCCATCCCGGCTCTACCTGGAAGCAAAGG AGTCCTGACATCTGGTCACCAGCCATCTTCGGTGCTCCGGAGCCCTGCTATGGGCACTCTGGGTGGGGATTTCCTGTCCAGTCTCCCGCTACATGAGTACCCACCTGCTTTCCCACTGGGGGCCGATATCCAAG GTTTAgatttattctctttccttcagACCGAGAGTCAG CACTATGGTCCCTCCGTCATCACCTCGCTAGATGAACAGGATGCCCTTGGCCACTTCTTCCAGTACCGAGGGACGCCCTCCCACTTTCTGGGCCCACTCACCCCCACATTGGGGAGCTCTCACCGCAGCGGCACTCCAGCACCCCCTTCTGGCCGCGTCAGTAGCATCGTGGCCCCTGGGGGGCCCTTGAGGGAGGGGCCTGGAGGAGCCTTGTCCGCGGGTCCCTCTTTGACTGGCTGCCGGTCAGACATCATTTCCCTGGACTGA
- the NUDT17 gene encoding nucleoside diphosphate-linked moiety X motif 17, whose product MAATRVLLLLSGRAESPGFAHSVCRLLGAGPGLGPWSTHCGLKRGRLVLSDGPLPGASTRLPLQRSPFCPFAALEQQFGARAAELPTNRGVDLGVAVILQSSDQTVLLTRRTSTLSVSPNLWVPPGGHVELDEELLDGGLRELWEESGLQLPQGQFSWVPLGLWESAYPPRLSWGLPKYHHIILYLLVVSQESQQQLQARIQPNPNEVSAFMWLGPDVAAAVAATEDGTETPRHLPQELPPSVLAVELEEDGGTRPLALPVSTLLRTTPTTAEGKERVSTGTKFALRLWLQRLGR is encoded by the exons ATGGCCGCCACGCGAGTGCTGCTGCTCCTGTCCGGGCGCGCGGAGTCGCCCGGCTTCGCGCACAGTGTGTGTCGCCTTCTGGGCGCCGGGCCAGGGCTTGGGCCGTGGAGCACGCACTGCGGCTTGAAGCGAGGACGACTCGTCCTTTCGGACGGGCCACTCCCGGGCGCTTCCACCAGGCTTCCGCTGCAG CGATCCCCTTTCTGCCCTTTCGCGGCACTGGAGCAGCAGTTCGGGGCTCGCGCGGCCGAGCTGCCCACGAATCGAGGTGTGGACCTGGGTGTGGCCGTCATTCTGCAGTCCAGCGACCAGACTGTCCTGTTAACCCGAAGGACGAGCACCCTCAGCGTTTCTCCCAACCTCTGGGTACCCCCAG GTGGTCACGTGGAACTTGATGAAGAG ctGTTGGACGGAGGTCTCCGAGAGCTCTGGGAGGAGAGTGGACTACAGCTGCCCCAGGGCCAATTCTCTTGGGTCCCTTTGGGGTTATGGGAG TCTGCCTACCCTCCTAGGCTCAGCTGGGGTCtccccaaataccatcacatcaTTCTCTATCTACTCGTGGTCTCCCAGGAGTCACAGCAGCAGCTGCAG GCCCGGATCCAACCAAACCCAAATGAGGTGAGTGCCTTTATGTGGCTGGGACCAGATGTAGCAGCTGCAGTGGCTGCCACAGAGGATGGcacagagacacccaggcatctGCCCCAGGAGCTACCACCCTCTGTCCT TGCAGTGGAACTAGAGGAAGATGGAGGAACTCGACCTCTAGCCTTGCCTGTGTCTACGCTGCTGCGGACAACCCCAACCACAGCTGAAGGCAAAGAGAGGGTCAGCACTGGGACCAAGTTTGCCCTCCGGCTCTGGCTGCAGCGTCTGGGCAG GTAG
- the POLR3C gene encoding DNA-directed RNA polymerase III subunit RPC3 isoform X1, whose translation MTQAEIKLCSLLLQEHFGEIVEKIGVHLIRTGSQPLRVIAHDTGTSLDQVKKALCVLIQHNLVIYQVHKRGVVEYEAQCSRVLRMLRYPRYIYTAKTLYSDTGELIVEELLLNGKMTMSAVVKKVADRLTETMEDGKTMDYAEVSNTFVRLADTHFVQRCPWVPATENSDPGPLPPAPILVNSEKDMYLVPKLSLIGKGKRRRSSDEDAAGEPKAKRPKHNTDNKEPIPDDGIYWQANLDRFHQHFRDQAIVSAVANRMDQTSSEIVRTMLRMSEITTPSTAPFTQPLSSNEIFRSLPVGYNISKQVLDQYLTLLADDPLEFVGKSGDSGGGMYVINLHKALGSLATATLESVVQERFGSRCARIFRLVLQKKHLEQKQVEDFAMIPAKEAKDMLYKMLSGNFISLQEIPKTPDHAPSRTFYLYTVNILSAARMLLHRCYKSIANLIERRQFETKENKRLLEKSQRVEAIIASMQATGAEDAQLQEIEEMITVPERQQLETLKRNVNKLDASEIQVDETIFLLESYIESTMKRQ comes from the exons ATGACTCAAGCAGAAATTAAACTTTGCTCTTTGTTGCTACAAGAGCATTTTGGAGAGATTGTAGAAAAAATTGGAGTCCACCTAATCAGGACTGGCAGCCAGCCACTAAGAGTAATTGCCCATGACACAGGAACATCACTGGATCAG GTAAAAAAAGCCCTCTGTGTGCTTATCCAACATAACCTGGTGATATATCAAGTGCACAAACGTGGTGTAGTGGAGTATGAAGCCCAGTGCAGCCGCGTATTGCGAATGCTTAGGTATCCCCGGTACATCTATACTGCCAAAACACTGTACAGTGACACCGGAGAACTCATTGTTGAGGAGCTGCTATTGAATGGCAAAATGACAATGTCAGCTGTTGTGAAGAAAGTGGCAGACAGGCTCACAGAGACTATGGAGG ATGGCAAGACCATGGACTATGCTGAGGTATCAAACACATTTGTGCGACTAGCAGACACACACTTTGTACAGCGTTGCCCCTGGGTGCCTGCCACTGAGAATTCAGACCCAGGGCCACTGCCACCTGCCCCCATTCTTGTGAACAGTGAAAAGGACATGTACCTGGTTCCAAAACTGAGCTTGATCG GGAAAGGTAAAAGGAGAAGATCATCTGATGAAGATGCTGCTGGGGAGCCCAAGGCCAAGAGACCAAAACACAACACAGATAACAAAGAG cCCATTCCAGATGATGGGATTTATTGGCAGGCCAACCTTGACAGATTCCATCAGCACTTCCGTGACCAAGCCATTGTCAGTGCAGTTGCCAACAGGATGGACCAG ACCAGCAGTGAGATCGTGCGGACTATGCTTCGGATGAGTGAGATTACTACTCCCTCTACTGCCCCCTTCACCCAGCCGTTGTCTTCCAATGAG ATCTTCAGATCTCTGCCCGTTGGCTATAACATCTCTAAACAAGTTCTTGATCAGTATCTCACTCTACTGGCAGATGATCCA CTAGAGTTTGTTGGAAAGTCTGGCGACAGTGGTGGAGGAATGTATGTCATCA ACCTGCATAAAGCTCTAGGATCCCTAGCCACAGCCACTCTGGAGTCTGTCGTGCAGGAGAG GTTTGGGTCTCGTTGTGCCAGAATATTCCGTCTAGTTTTGCAAAAGAAACACCTGGAGCAGAAGCAGGTAGAAGACTTTGCAATGATTCCAGCAAAGGAGGCAAAGGATATGCTTTATAAGATGCTCTCAGGAAATTTCATATCACTCCAG GAAATTCCGAAAACCCCAGACCATGCCCCATCCAGGACCTTCTATTTATATACTGTGAACATCCTATCAGCTGCCCGAATGTTGCTGCACAGGTGCTACAAG AGCATAGCCAACTTGATAGAAAGGAGACAATTTGAAACCAAAGAGAACAA GCGTCTACTAGAAAAGTCTCAGAGGGTGGAAGCCATCATTGCATCTATGCAGGCTACAGGTGCAGAGGATGCACAGCTTCAAGAAATAGAGGAGATGATCACAGTCCCCGAACGCCAGCAGCTAGAAACCCTGAAGCGCAATGTCAACAA GTTGGATGCCAGTGAGATCCAGGTGGATGAAACCATCTTCCTGCTGGAGTCCTATATTGAGAGCACCATGAAGAGACAATGA
- the POLR3C gene encoding DNA-directed RNA polymerase III subunit RPC3 isoform X2, with amino-acid sequence MTQAEIKLCSLLLQEHFGEIVEKIGVHLIRTGSQPLRVIAHDTGTSLDQVKKALCVLIQHNLVIYQVHKRGVVEYEAQCSRVLRMLRYPRYIYTAKTLYSDTGELIVEELLLNGKMTMSAVVKKVADRLTETMEDGKTMDYAEVSNTFVRLADTHFVQRCPWVPATENSDPGPLPPAPILVNSEKDMYLVPKLSLIGKGKRRRSSDEDAAGEPKAKRPKHNTDNKEPIPDDGIYWQANLDRFHQHFRDQAIVSAVANRMDQIFRSLPVGYNISKQVLDQYLTLLADDPLEFVGKSGDSGGGMYVINLHKALGSLATATLESVVQERFGSRCARIFRLVLQKKHLEQKQVEDFAMIPAKEAKDMLYKMLSGNFISLQEIPKTPDHAPSRTFYLYTVNILSAARMLLHRCYKSIANLIERRQFETKENKRLLEKSQRVEAIIASMQATGAEDAQLQEIEEMITVPERQQLETLKRNVNKLDASEIQVDETIFLLESYIESTMKRQ; translated from the exons ATGACTCAAGCAGAAATTAAACTTTGCTCTTTGTTGCTACAAGAGCATTTTGGAGAGATTGTAGAAAAAATTGGAGTCCACCTAATCAGGACTGGCAGCCAGCCACTAAGAGTAATTGCCCATGACACAGGAACATCACTGGATCAG GTAAAAAAAGCCCTCTGTGTGCTTATCCAACATAACCTGGTGATATATCAAGTGCACAAACGTGGTGTAGTGGAGTATGAAGCCCAGTGCAGCCGCGTATTGCGAATGCTTAGGTATCCCCGGTACATCTATACTGCCAAAACACTGTACAGTGACACCGGAGAACTCATTGTTGAGGAGCTGCTATTGAATGGCAAAATGACAATGTCAGCTGTTGTGAAGAAAGTGGCAGACAGGCTCACAGAGACTATGGAGG ATGGCAAGACCATGGACTATGCTGAGGTATCAAACACATTTGTGCGACTAGCAGACACACACTTTGTACAGCGTTGCCCCTGGGTGCCTGCCACTGAGAATTCAGACCCAGGGCCACTGCCACCTGCCCCCATTCTTGTGAACAGTGAAAAGGACATGTACCTGGTTCCAAAACTGAGCTTGATCG GGAAAGGTAAAAGGAGAAGATCATCTGATGAAGATGCTGCTGGGGAGCCCAAGGCCAAGAGACCAAAACACAACACAGATAACAAAGAG cCCATTCCAGATGATGGGATTTATTGGCAGGCCAACCTTGACAGATTCCATCAGCACTTCCGTGACCAAGCCATTGTCAGTGCAGTTGCCAACAGGATGGACCAG ATCTTCAGATCTCTGCCCGTTGGCTATAACATCTCTAAACAAGTTCTTGATCAGTATCTCACTCTACTGGCAGATGATCCA CTAGAGTTTGTTGGAAAGTCTGGCGACAGTGGTGGAGGAATGTATGTCATCA ACCTGCATAAAGCTCTAGGATCCCTAGCCACAGCCACTCTGGAGTCTGTCGTGCAGGAGAG GTTTGGGTCTCGTTGTGCCAGAATATTCCGTCTAGTTTTGCAAAAGAAACACCTGGAGCAGAAGCAGGTAGAAGACTTTGCAATGATTCCAGCAAAGGAGGCAAAGGATATGCTTTATAAGATGCTCTCAGGAAATTTCATATCACTCCAG GAAATTCCGAAAACCCCAGACCATGCCCCATCCAGGACCTTCTATTTATATACTGTGAACATCCTATCAGCTGCCCGAATGTTGCTGCACAGGTGCTACAAG AGCATAGCCAACTTGATAGAAAGGAGACAATTTGAAACCAAAGAGAACAA GCGTCTACTAGAAAAGTCTCAGAGGGTGGAAGCCATCATTGCATCTATGCAGGCTACAGGTGCAGAGGATGCACAGCTTCAAGAAATAGAGGAGATGATCACAGTCCCCGAACGCCAGCAGCTAGAAACCCTGAAGCGCAATGTCAACAA GTTGGATGCCAGTGAGATCCAGGTGGATGAAACCATCTTCCTGCTGGAGTCCTATATTGAGAGCACCATGAAGAGACAATGA
- the POLR3C gene encoding DNA-directed RNA polymerase III subunit RPC3 isoform X3 yields the protein MLRYPRYIYTAKTLYSDTGELIVEELLLNGKMTMSAVVKKVADRLTETMEDGKTMDYAEVSNTFVRLADTHFVQRCPWVPATENSDPGPLPPAPILVNSEKDMYLVPKLSLIGKGKRRRSSDEDAAGEPKAKRPKHNTDNKEPIPDDGIYWQANLDRFHQHFRDQAIVSAVANRMDQTSSEIVRTMLRMSEITTPSTAPFTQPLSSNEIFRSLPVGYNISKQVLDQYLTLLADDPLEFVGKSGDSGGGMYVINLHKALGSLATATLESVVQERFGSRCARIFRLVLQKKHLEQKQVEDFAMIPAKEAKDMLYKMLSGNFISLQEIPKTPDHAPSRTFYLYTVNILSAARMLLHRCYKSIANLIERRQFETKENKRLLEKSQRVEAIIASMQATGAEDAQLQEIEEMITVPERQQLETLKRNVNKLDASEIQVDETIFLLESYIESTMKRQ from the exons ATGCTTAGGTATCCCCGGTACATCTATACTGCCAAAACACTGTACAGTGACACCGGAGAACTCATTGTTGAGGAGCTGCTATTGAATGGCAAAATGACAATGTCAGCTGTTGTGAAGAAAGTGGCAGACAGGCTCACAGAGACTATGGAGG ATGGCAAGACCATGGACTATGCTGAGGTATCAAACACATTTGTGCGACTAGCAGACACACACTTTGTACAGCGTTGCCCCTGGGTGCCTGCCACTGAGAATTCAGACCCAGGGCCACTGCCACCTGCCCCCATTCTTGTGAACAGTGAAAAGGACATGTACCTGGTTCCAAAACTGAGCTTGATCG GGAAAGGTAAAAGGAGAAGATCATCTGATGAAGATGCTGCTGGGGAGCCCAAGGCCAAGAGACCAAAACACAACACAGATAACAAAGAG cCCATTCCAGATGATGGGATTTATTGGCAGGCCAACCTTGACAGATTCCATCAGCACTTCCGTGACCAAGCCATTGTCAGTGCAGTTGCCAACAGGATGGACCAG ACCAGCAGTGAGATCGTGCGGACTATGCTTCGGATGAGTGAGATTACTACTCCCTCTACTGCCCCCTTCACCCAGCCGTTGTCTTCCAATGAG ATCTTCAGATCTCTGCCCGTTGGCTATAACATCTCTAAACAAGTTCTTGATCAGTATCTCACTCTACTGGCAGATGATCCA CTAGAGTTTGTTGGAAAGTCTGGCGACAGTGGTGGAGGAATGTATGTCATCA ACCTGCATAAAGCTCTAGGATCCCTAGCCACAGCCACTCTGGAGTCTGTCGTGCAGGAGAG GTTTGGGTCTCGTTGTGCCAGAATATTCCGTCTAGTTTTGCAAAAGAAACACCTGGAGCAGAAGCAGGTAGAAGACTTTGCAATGATTCCAGCAAAGGAGGCAAAGGATATGCTTTATAAGATGCTCTCAGGAAATTTCATATCACTCCAG GAAATTCCGAAAACCCCAGACCATGCCCCATCCAGGACCTTCTATTTATATACTGTGAACATCCTATCAGCTGCCCGAATGTTGCTGCACAGGTGCTACAAG AGCATAGCCAACTTGATAGAAAGGAGACAATTTGAAACCAAAGAGAACAA GCGTCTACTAGAAAAGTCTCAGAGGGTGGAAGCCATCATTGCATCTATGCAGGCTACAGGTGCAGAGGATGCACAGCTTCAAGAAATAGAGGAGATGATCACAGTCCCCGAACGCCAGCAGCTAGAAACCCTGAAGCGCAATGTCAACAA GTTGGATGCCAGTGAGATCCAGGTGGATGAAACCATCTTCCTGCTGGAGTCCTATATTGAGAGCACCATGAAGAGACAATGA